A genomic region of Candidatus Aramenus sp. CH1 contains the following coding sequences:
- a CDS encoding sulfurtransferase TusA family protein, with protein MTIEDKLRNSKPAKVLDLRGEACPEPQIEVVKALNQLKSGEVLEVISDEEPLDSSIQNICKSRGYPCTSIKRGENEFIVRILKE; from the coding sequence ATGACAATAGAGGACAAGTTGAGAAATTCTAAACCTGCGAAAGTGCTTGACTTAAGGGGGGAGGCATGTCCAGAGCCTCAAATAGAGGTCGTAAAGGCCCTAAACCAGTTAAAGAGCGGTGAAGTACTAGAGGTCATAAGCGACGAGGAACCTCTTGACTCCTCTATTCAAAACATATGTAAAAGTAGGGGATATCCTTGTACCTCAATAAAGCGAGGAGAGAACGAATTCATAGTAAGGATTCTAAAGGAGTAA
- a CDS encoding glycosyltransferase family 4 protein — MDLLIVNHRDPKHPKAGGAEEVLYQVGKRLVKKGVKVTWLSEGVKGLEGEDEIEGIRIKRRGNPLTLHLYSIKEAMNHEIVVDSIAHAVPFYSFLVNEKAIALVHHVHQEVVYYELNKFKAWTVTTLERDIGKYDRVIAVSNTTKRDLSEKLGVDPEKITTILNGIDHQKFRPGKKSEEPTLLWIGRMKKYKNPLDAVEIAKRTRMKLVVAGGGELEREVKREVEEIGGVFLGRVSEEEKVKLYQSAWITLVTSFIEGWSMVTVESNACGTPVIAYKRGSLPEVVKEGVNGYLVEYKDVEGMAKRVKEVVESGEVRELWRSSYEESLNYDWDKTSDAYYSYLRKVHEE; from the coding sequence GTGGACTTACTAATAGTAAACCACAGGGACCCTAAGCACCCCAAGGCTGGAGGCGCAGAGGAGGTCTTATACCAAGTCGGCAAGAGGTTAGTGAAGAAGGGTGTAAAGGTAACCTGGCTCTCTGAGGGAGTCAAGGGGCTGGAGGGGGAAGACGAGATAGAGGGCATAAGGATAAAGAGAAGGGGAAACCCTCTAACCCTGCACTTGTACTCCATTAAAGAGGCTATGAATCACGAGATAGTCGTGGACAGCATTGCACACGCTGTCCCCTTCTACTCCTTCCTCGTCAACGAGAAGGCTATAGCCTTGGTGCACCACGTACACCAGGAGGTGGTATACTACGAACTCAACAAGTTCAAGGCGTGGACAGTAACAACGCTTGAGAGAGACATCGGGAAGTACGACAGAGTAATTGCCGTGTCCAACACGACAAAGAGGGATCTATCAGAGAAGCTGGGCGTAGACCCAGAGAAGATCACGACTATATTGAATGGCATAGACCACCAGAAGTTCAGACCGGGCAAGAAGTCAGAAGAGCCTACCCTATTGTGGATAGGTAGGATGAAGAAGTACAAGAACCCCTTGGACGCAGTAGAGATAGCCAAGAGGACTAGGATGAAGCTCGTAGTAGCAGGAGGCGGGGAGCTCGAGCGCGAAGTCAAGAGGGAAGTGGAGGAAATAGGAGGTGTATTCCTAGGCAGGGTATCTGAGGAGGAGAAAGTGAAGCTCTATCAGTCAGCTTGGATTACCTTGGTCACCTCTTTCATAGAGGGTTGGAGCATGGTGACTGTGGAGTCAAACGCGTGCGGGACTCCCGTTATAGCGTATAAGCGCGGATCCCTGCCGGAAGTAGTAAAGGAAGGGGTAAACGGTTACCTCGTGGAGTACAAGGACGTAGAGGGTATGGCGAAAAGGGTAAAGGAGGTCGTGGAAAGCGGTGAAGTGAGGGAGCTCTGGAGGAGCAGTTACGAGGAGTCCCTTAACTACGACTGGGACAAGACTTCTGACGCATACTACAGCTACTTGAGGAAAGTGCACGAGGAATGA
- a CDS encoding glycosyltransferase gives MISIVIPAYNEEKRIDRTLTSLKEMLPHSEIIVVFDGEDNTPYIARKYGVKVLEYGDRLGKGRALKEGITSSSMEKVLLIDADMPVKGEDLKKILLTDADLVLARRKIVGMSKKRRLLHDGFILLTKLLFPSLRELSDFQSGVKLLNRQKAISVFDELIINDLVFDVNLIYAFRRRCYKIKEVEVSYLVDESDSKISRSLIKVIILMFLSLVKLRVYYSPLKRVLYTRWFLRTQDFLLRKLR, from the coding sequence ATGATATCTATTGTCATCCCAGCGTACAATGAGGAGAAGAGGATTGACAGAACTCTAACTTCCTTAAAGGAGATGTTGCCCCATTCGGAGATAATTGTGGTCTTTGACGGCGAAGACAACACGCCATACATAGCCAGGAAGTACGGAGTAAAGGTACTGGAGTACGGGGATAGACTAGGTAAGGGAAGGGCATTGAAGGAGGGTATAACGAGCTCCTCTATGGAGAAAGTTCTCCTAATTGACGCTGATATGCCGGTAAAGGGAGAGGATCTAAAGAAGATACTCCTTACAGACGCGGACCTAGTACTGGCTAGGAGGAAAATCGTAGGGATGTCAAAGAAGAGGAGGTTACTCCACGATGGGTTTATCCTTCTAACTAAACTCCTATTTCCCTCCCTAAGGGAGCTCTCGGATTTTCAGAGCGGGGTGAAGCTGTTGAACAGGCAGAAGGCGATTTCGGTGTTCGACGAGCTCATAATAAACGACCTCGTATTTGACGTGAATCTGATCTACGCGTTTAGGAGGAGGTGCTACAAGATCAAGGAGGTTGAGGTAAGCTACCTAGTGGACGAAAGCGATAGCAAGATATCAAGGAGCTTAATAAAGGTGATAATCCTTATGTTTCTCTCCCTGGTAAAGCTCAGGGTATACTACTCGCCGTTAAAAAGGGTTCTCTACACAAGGTGGTTCCTGAGAACTCAGGATTTCTTGTTAAGAAAGTTAAGGTAG
- a CDS encoding 4-hydroxyphenylacetate 3-hydroxylase family protein → MTVRRPEEYLEAIKVRHKAEIYVMGQEVKDVTTNPFLKPSVMAFKATYDAAWDEDTKELARAWSPFINEEVNRFNHIHRSPEDLAAKVKLLRKISHKVGACFQRCVGFDALNTLWIMTNIMAQKGKTEPKEKFVEYLKTVQKKDLALAGAMTDAKGIRTLKPSQQPNRDAYVRVKEVRSDGIIVSGAKANITGVAASEEIVVLPTRAMGPEDQDYAVAFAIPTDTEGIKIIVGRQLNDARRFENGEIDGLPYYYNHEGLVIFDDVFVPMERVFLLRDWEFTSQLVEVFAAYHRQGYGGCKAGLGDVIIGATYNLAKQIGVEKASHVQDKLNEEIFLTETMYAAGIAASLNAVQLCHNCWWVNPMQANVTKHLVTRFPSQITQLAIDIAGGILGTAPSEWDLKNPKLKELLAKYLQGIEGFTAEDRLRMVRLVENVSLGVAFMIESVHGAGSPAAQRIMFSRLYDLNYAEEVAKRLAGMKNNAKFGTNAEPWRPSETEKLVKEVPTKRQEQKSK, encoded by the coding sequence ATGACAGTTCGTAGACCAGAGGAGTATCTGGAAGCTATCAAGGTAAGGCATAAGGCTGAAATTTACGTAATGGGACAGGAGGTAAAGGACGTAACCACAAATCCCTTCTTAAAGCCCTCAGTAATGGCCTTTAAGGCCACGTACGACGCTGCGTGGGATGAGGACACCAAGGAGTTGGCTAGGGCGTGGAGCCCGTTCATAAACGAGGAGGTAAACAGGTTTAACCACATCCATAGGTCGCCGGAGGACTTGGCGGCGAAGGTAAAGCTACTGAGGAAAATAAGCCACAAGGTTGGGGCGTGCTTCCAGAGGTGTGTGGGGTTTGACGCACTGAACACGCTCTGGATCATGACCAACATAATGGCCCAGAAAGGTAAGACCGAGCCAAAGGAGAAGTTCGTGGAGTACTTGAAGACGGTACAGAAGAAGGACTTAGCGTTGGCTGGGGCAATGACAGACGCGAAGGGAATAAGGACGTTGAAGCCTAGTCAGCAACCCAACAGGGACGCCTACGTGAGGGTCAAGGAAGTGAGGAGCGACGGAATAATAGTGTCCGGAGCAAAAGCAAACATCACTGGAGTTGCAGCGAGCGAGGAAATAGTGGTACTTCCTACTAGGGCAATGGGACCAGAGGACCAGGACTACGCAGTGGCGTTTGCCATACCCACGGACACTGAGGGGATAAAGATAATCGTGGGCAGGCAGTTGAACGACGCTAGGAGGTTCGAGAACGGGGAGATAGACGGCCTGCCTTACTACTACAACCACGAGGGACTAGTGATCTTCGACGACGTTTTCGTCCCAATGGAAAGGGTGTTCTTGCTGAGGGACTGGGAGTTCACGAGCCAGCTGGTAGAGGTATTCGCAGCCTACCACAGGCAGGGTTACGGAGGGTGTAAGGCGGGACTTGGAGACGTCATAATAGGTGCAACGTACAACTTGGCAAAACAGATAGGCGTAGAGAAGGCCTCCCACGTGCAGGACAAGCTCAACGAGGAGATATTCCTGACCGAGACCATGTACGCAGCTGGGATAGCAGCCAGTCTGAACGCGGTACAGCTCTGCCACAACTGCTGGTGGGTAAACCCGATGCAGGCAAACGTGACCAAGCACCTAGTGACGAGGTTCCCGTCCCAGATAACCCAGCTGGCAATAGACATCGCAGGAGGCATCTTGGGTACAGCACCGAGCGAGTGGGACCTCAAGAACCCCAAGCTAAAGGAGTTGCTGGCTAAGTACTTACAAGGAATAGAGGGCTTCACAGCTGAGGATAGGCTAAGGATGGTGAGGTTGGTCGAGAACGTGAGCTTAGGAGTAGCATTCATGATAGAGTCCGTACACGGCGCTGGGAGCCCTGCAGCACAGCGTATAATGTTCTCGAGGCTCTACGACCTCAACTACGCTGAAGAAGTGGCAAAGAGGCTAGCAGGGATGAAGAACAACGCCAAGTTTGGCACTAACGCGGAGCCGTGGAGGCCCTCGGAGACGGAGAAGCTGGTCAAGGAAGTACCTACAAAAAGGCAGGAACAGAAATCTAAATAA
- a CDS encoding 2-oxoacid:acceptor oxidoreductase subunit alpha: MRISWMIGGAQGSGIDTSANVFGNALASLGFYIYGNREYYSNIKGRHSYFNLTISDVRARSISNKVDILASFDAETIFHHFTDVTRIAIYNTGVVNTSLDNVQSIEPEVAERVGKLLEEEGLEKSVSGALKYMESNGVKLIPVDYDEVIREVASKLKIPLSVAERAKNTTAIAVSYALLGLPKENLTRAIERTFRQETFLKLNEIAVETTFSRVKPELSLPVPGTAKRRIQVDGNTAVAMGKIYGGLEFQSYYPITPASDESTYIEAHQEVWYADPATGDKRKRTIVVVQTEDELAAINMATAAALTGARSATATSGPGFSLMAEGLGWAGMNEVPVVVTFYMRGGPSTGLPTRTSQADLKFAMNVGHGEFPKIVIASGDHVEAFQDAVWAFNLAEKYQTPVIHLVEKALANAYSIIDVEELGLEKIRIDRGKLITPSDHFYQRFTFTDDGVSPRAVLGDAFMFYTGDEHNVVGHISEEPVNRTKMYQKRMKKLETADRDISEEERIKLFGEDSRIAVITWGSPKGAVLDAIEELKRKEGLKVQVIQLRMFSPFPSSLLKKLLEDKEVVIDVEGNYEGQAGEIMKEKTGIEPTHYVLKWNGRPMARDEVEEGLLKALKGEKRVVLNGGA; the protein is encoded by the coding sequence ATGAGAATTTCATGGATGATAGGTGGGGCACAGGGGTCTGGGATAGACACCTCAGCCAACGTCTTTGGCAACGCCCTAGCCTCGCTCGGTTTTTACATTTACGGCAACAGGGAGTACTACTCCAATATCAAGGGGAGGCACAGCTACTTCAACTTGACGATCAGTGATGTGAGGGCTAGGAGCATCTCAAACAAGGTGGACATTTTGGCCTCTTTTGACGCGGAGACAATTTTCCACCACTTCACCGACGTAACTAGGATAGCCATCTACAACACTGGCGTAGTAAACACTTCCTTGGACAACGTCCAGAGCATAGAGCCAGAGGTCGCTGAAAGGGTAGGAAAATTGCTTGAGGAGGAAGGACTGGAGAAGAGCGTGAGCGGAGCGCTAAAGTACATGGAGTCTAACGGGGTTAAGCTAATCCCAGTGGACTACGACGAAGTAATAAGAGAAGTGGCGTCCAAACTGAAGATCCCCCTGTCGGTCGCGGAGAGGGCCAAGAACACCACCGCCATAGCCGTGTCCTACGCCTTGTTGGGCCTACCCAAGGAGAACTTGACAAGGGCAATAGAGAGGACGTTCAGGCAAGAGACTTTCCTCAAGTTAAACGAAATAGCCGTGGAGACGACCTTCTCGCGGGTAAAACCCGAGCTCAGCCTACCCGTCCCAGGGACGGCCAAGAGGAGAATTCAGGTGGACGGGAACACAGCAGTCGCCATGGGCAAGATCTACGGCGGCTTGGAGTTCCAGAGTTACTACCCAATAACCCCGGCTAGCGACGAGAGCACCTACATAGAGGCACACCAGGAAGTGTGGTACGCAGACCCAGCGACGGGAGACAAGAGGAAGAGGACTATAGTGGTAGTACAAACTGAGGACGAGCTGGCCGCGATCAACATGGCCACTGCCGCAGCCTTAACTGGAGCTAGGTCCGCAACTGCGACTTCTGGCCCAGGGTTCTCCCTCATGGCAGAGGGATTGGGCTGGGCTGGGATGAACGAGGTGCCAGTGGTGGTCACCTTCTACATGAGGGGAGGTCCCTCAACGGGTCTACCTACTAGGACTTCCCAGGCTGACCTAAAGTTCGCCATGAACGTTGGGCACGGCGAGTTTCCCAAGATAGTCATAGCCTCAGGGGATCACGTGGAGGCTTTCCAGGACGCCGTGTGGGCTTTCAACTTGGCGGAGAAGTACCAGACCCCCGTTATCCATCTAGTAGAAAAGGCTTTGGCTAACGCTTACTCGATAATCGACGTTGAGGAACTGGGTCTGGAGAAGATCAGGATAGACAGGGGTAAGCTAATAACTCCCTCCGATCACTTCTACCAGAGGTTCACCTTCACGGACGACGGCGTATCCCCTAGGGCAGTGCTAGGTGACGCCTTCATGTTCTACACTGGAGACGAGCACAACGTGGTGGGTCACATATCTGAGGAACCAGTTAACAGGACTAAGATGTACCAGAAGAGGATGAAGAAGTTGGAGACAGCTGACAGGGATATATCAGAGGAGGAGAGGATAAAGTTGTTTGGAGAGGACTCGAGGATCGCGGTAATAACTTGGGGATCACCCAAGGGCGCAGTTCTGGACGCTATTGAGGAGCTAAAGAGGAAAGAAGGGCTGAAAGTACAAGTGATCCAGCTGAGGATGTTCAGTCCCTTCCCGTCCAGCCTACTAAAGAAGCTACTTGAGGACAAGGAGGTAGTAATAGACGTGGAGGGGAACTACGAGGGCCAGGCTGGGGAGATAATGAAGGAGAAGACGGGGATAGAGCCTACCCACTACGTGTTGAAGTGGAACGGGAGGCCCATGGCAAGGGACGAAGTAGAGGAGGGCCTGCTCAAGGCCTTGAAGGGAGAGAAGAGGGTGGTGCTAAATGGCGGAGCGTGA
- the crn1 gene encoding CRISPR-associated ring nuclease Crn1, with product MKLISTLGTSPGGIFETYVNLMLGNYDAGGENAGRVQIQEIYVIRTNDPDVDFAWKLLKAIFVCCRAEKNGQGQVTLVDIPLNVNDINSRSDFQTFNNAVKNRINVGDYVDVTGGRKSMSVAAALAALSQRAHVVNTIIPQEELNRIQGLVRKLKEKKGEIESLGNKGLTQSTKKECESLGICELVSNKARTILLI from the coding sequence ATGAAGCTGATCTCAACACTGGGGACCAGTCCAGGAGGTATTTTTGAGACCTACGTGAACTTGATGTTAGGGAACTACGATGCGGGAGGGGAAAATGCGGGCAGAGTGCAGATACAGGAGATATACGTCATCAGGACCAACGACCCTGACGTGGACTTCGCGTGGAAGTTGCTTAAGGCGATCTTCGTCTGTTGTAGGGCAGAGAAAAACGGCCAGGGGCAGGTGACGCTCGTCGACATACCCTTAAACGTCAACGACATAAACAGCAGGTCGGACTTTCAAACGTTCAACAACGCCGTTAAGAACAGGATAAACGTCGGCGACTACGTTGACGTGACGGGAGGTAGGAAGTCCATGAGCGTGGCCGCTGCCCTAGCTGCGTTAAGCCAAAGGGCTCACGTGGTAAACACCATCATACCCCAAGAGGAATTAAACAGGATTCAAGGGCTTGTGAGGAAACTGAAGGAGAAAAAAGGAGAGATAGAGTCATTGGGCAATAAAGGACTAACTCAGAGCACAAAAAAGGAGTGCGAAAGCCTAGGTATATGCGAACTGGTCTCAAACAAAGCTAGGACTATTCTCCTTATTTAG
- a CDS encoding ArgE/DapE family deacylase, producing MELERLVSELVKFRTYSSQELRECASFIAEYFKDHGYSPRIKEYEPGYPVVIVDNGKGGRQVLLNGHFDVVPPGDLNRWSVDPFSGVVKGGKVFGRGSADMKGGLAVLMEVFAEVAEKVDYSLVFTAVPDEETGGQRGARHLSEEFSPTFVIVGEPTQGMVNVGEKGLFQVKVIERGKSAHGSTPSLGENAIMKLVKDLEALEGVTKIVTELQEVLEASKALAKVDPLIAKELLHVSFSPGVIKGGAKVNVVPDYAEAEVDVRVPPGVPLKRVEEYVRGSVRGEVQVIDSSEPTISRGELVEKFKRAVGGEAYISTYATDGRYFRFKGVPTVVYGPGELKVLHSYDEYVSVEELRLTEKRVKEFLLGF from the coding sequence ATGGAACTCGAAAGGCTAGTATCGGAGCTCGTAAAGTTTAGGACTTACTCAAGTCAAGAGTTGAGGGAGTGCGCCTCGTTCATAGCCGAGTACTTCAAGGACCACGGCTACAGCCCAAGGATAAAGGAATACGAGCCAGGGTATCCAGTGGTCATAGTGGACAACGGGAAGGGAGGTAGGCAAGTCCTACTCAACGGCCACTTTGACGTCGTCCCTCCCGGGGACTTAAATAGGTGGAGCGTTGACCCCTTCTCCGGAGTCGTGAAGGGAGGGAAGGTGTTCGGCAGGGGCTCTGCGGACATGAAGGGAGGGCTTGCCGTGCTGATGGAGGTATTCGCTGAGGTAGCAGAAAAGGTCGACTACAGTCTGGTCTTCACGGCAGTACCAGACGAGGAGACCGGGGGACAGAGGGGGGCTAGGCACCTCTCAGAGGAGTTCAGCCCTACCTTTGTGATTGTAGGCGAGCCGACCCAAGGGATGGTGAACGTCGGGGAGAAGGGGCTGTTCCAAGTAAAGGTAATAGAGAGGGGAAAGAGCGCCCACGGTAGCACCCCTTCTCTGGGGGAGAACGCCATAATGAAGCTGGTGAAGGATCTGGAGGCACTCGAGGGGGTAACCAAGATCGTCACCGAGTTGCAAGAGGTGTTGGAAGCGTCAAAGGCTTTGGCCAAGGTGGATCCATTAATAGCAAAGGAGTTGCTCCACGTCTCGTTTAGCCCTGGGGTAATTAAGGGCGGAGCCAAGGTAAACGTGGTCCCAGACTACGCTGAGGCAGAGGTGGACGTGAGGGTGCCACCAGGAGTCCCACTAAAGCGGGTAGAGGAGTACGTGAGGGGCTCAGTGAGGGGGGAGGTACAAGTAATCGACTCCTCAGAGCCTACCATAAGTAGGGGAGAGCTCGTCGAGAAGTTCAAGAGGGCAGTGGGCGGGGAGGCCTACATCTCGACCTACGCTACTGACGGTAGGTACTTTAGGTTCAAGGGAGTTCCCACGGTCGTTTACGGCCCGGGGGAGCTTAAAGTTTTGCACTCCTACGACGAGTACGTCAGCGTGGAGGAGCTAAGGCTTACCGAGAAGAGGGTAAAGGAGTTCCTACTGGGCTTCTGA
- a CDS encoding transposase, translating to MNKFYEYGIKTYLVIEYNTSRLCAYHDVKVDRRPRGVVKCPFGHKLHSDVNGALNIVKLGVKKIVDALKKPFSFLFTSRSISHKGE from the coding sequence GTGAACAAGTTTTACGAATACGGCATAAAGACGTACCTAGTGATTGAGTACAATACTTCGCGGCTCTGCGCTTACCATGATGTTAAGGTTGATAGAAGGCCTAGGGGAGTCGTAAAATGTCCTTTTGGTCATAAGCTTCACAGCGACGTCAACGGAGCGTTAAACATTGTGAAACTTGGAGTGAAGAAGATTGTCGACGCGTTGAAGAAGCCTTTTTCTTTTCTCTTCACATCACGGAGTATCTCCCATAAAGGGGAGTAA
- a CDS encoding amidohydrolase family protein: MDEKEFIMASAESWREGEVNADVVEMNRWRPFYLLLRREMRKFLGEDFISERNKLIRDDPVTYLKRLLDDAKVTGLVIDEGFGEKRGEIPVRYKLLFRIEKVVNELFSMPFDKAIERFEETLRRKVREEGYVGFKSIIAYRTGLKVTCDEGKAMEDFLSREEDWFGRKAKGFRDYLFCKTMEIAKEEGVPFQVHTGAGDRDIKLELARPSYLTDLVRRYEGRIVFVHSGYPYHRETSWMSYLFPSVYLDLSQVTPFAPLGGLNALEEVLEVAPFNKVMYGSDAFDLPEIAWLAGKVFPKYLNKVLDKMEELEIVDGEERKEVEEMILTKTAERLYKF; encoded by the coding sequence ATGGATGAGAAGGAATTCATCATGGCCTCCGCGGAGTCGTGGAGGGAAGGGGAGGTAAACGCCGACGTCGTGGAGATGAACAGGTGGAGGCCATTTTACCTCCTTTTGAGGAGGGAGATGCGGAAGTTCCTGGGGGAGGACTTCATCTCCGAGAGGAACAAGCTCATCAGGGACGACCCCGTGACCTACTTGAAGAGGTTACTGGACGACGCCAAGGTGACGGGACTTGTGATAGACGAGGGCTTTGGGGAGAAGAGGGGAGAAATCCCGGTGAGGTATAAGCTACTGTTCAGGATCGAGAAAGTGGTGAACGAGCTGTTCTCCATGCCCTTTGACAAGGCAATAGAGCGCTTTGAGGAGACCCTCAGGAGGAAGGTGAGGGAAGAGGGCTACGTCGGCTTCAAGAGCATCATAGCATACAGGACGGGGCTGAAGGTGACGTGCGACGAGGGGAAGGCAATGGAGGACTTCCTGTCGAGGGAGGAGGATTGGTTCGGGAGGAAGGCCAAGGGCTTTAGGGACTACCTCTTCTGTAAGACCATGGAAATAGCCAAGGAGGAAGGGGTACCCTTCCAAGTGCACACGGGGGCCGGGGACAGGGACATTAAGCTCGAGCTAGCTAGGCCCTCGTACCTAACGGACCTGGTGAGGAGATACGAGGGGAGGATTGTGTTTGTCCACTCCGGCTACCCCTACCATAGGGAGACGAGTTGGATGAGCTATCTCTTCCCCTCGGTCTACCTAGACCTCTCCCAAGTTACCCCCTTTGCCCCCCTCGGGGGGTTAAACGCTCTGGAGGAAGTCCTCGAGGTCGCCCCATTCAACAAGGTGATGTACGGAAGCGACGCCTTTGACCTCCCCGAGATAGCGTGGTTAGCTGGGAAGGTCTTTCCCAAGTACCTTAACAAGGTTTTGGACAAGATGGAGGAGCTGGAAATAGTGGACGGCGAGGAAAGGAAGGAGGTAGAGGAAATGATATTAACCAAGACCGCCGAGAGGTTATACAAGTTCTGA
- a CDS encoding thiamine pyrophosphate-dependent enzyme translates to MAEREWKPEWNDWCPGCGNFGILNAEQQAIQELELDTKKVVVVSGIGCSGKTPHFFRIPITGVHTLHGRAITFATGIKLSNPSLTVIVNGGDGDLLGIGVGHFVSVGRRNVSLTVILHNNGVYGLTKGQASPTLKRGLKTKSLPKSNINDDVNPITLAISSGYTFVARGYAYDVKHLKELMKMAFSRKGLSLIEVLQPCPTYNDIFTKEYFDKRIYKLDNLPDWDPVVRKEEEKGEKMAKAMLKSMEWGERIPIGVFYRNDLVPTFEERIAESAKSYKEVIPAKARIEDRGSPTTIIDDILKEKEV, encoded by the coding sequence ATGGCGGAGCGTGAATGGAAGCCCGAGTGGAACGACTGGTGCCCCGGTTGCGGTAACTTCGGGATATTAAACGCTGAACAGCAAGCAATCCAGGAGCTGGAGCTGGACACGAAGAAAGTAGTAGTTGTCTCAGGGATAGGCTGTTCTGGCAAGACTCCCCACTTCTTCAGGATCCCCATCACTGGAGTCCACACGCTACACGGTAGGGCTATTACTTTTGCCACTGGCATAAAGCTGTCTAACCCCTCGCTCACGGTGATAGTGAACGGAGGGGATGGCGACCTCCTAGGTATTGGCGTAGGGCACTTCGTGAGCGTTGGCAGAAGGAACGTCAGCTTGACAGTAATCCTGCACAACAACGGGGTGTACGGGCTCACCAAGGGACAAGCTTCCCCAACACTGAAGAGGGGGCTTAAGACAAAGTCCCTGCCCAAATCAAACATCAACGACGACGTAAACCCAATAACTTTGGCCATATCCTCTGGCTACACGTTCGTTGCAAGAGGCTACGCGTATGACGTAAAGCACTTGAAGGAGCTCATGAAGATGGCGTTCTCTAGGAAGGGGCTGAGCTTAATTGAAGTCCTCCAGCCGTGTCCGACCTACAACGACATATTCACCAAGGAGTACTTTGACAAGAGGATTTACAAGTTAGACAACCTGCCTGACTGGGACCCCGTGGTCAGGAAGGAGGAGGAAAAGGGAGAGAAGATGGCGAAGGCAATGCTGAAGTCCATGGAGTGGGGCGAGAGGATACCCATAGGAGTGTTCTACAGGAACGACCTAGTTCCCACGTTCGAGGAAAGGATAGCAGAGTCAGCCAAGAGCTACAAGGAAGTTATACCAGCTAAGGCTAGGATAGAGGACAGGGGGTCTCCCACCACTATCATTGATGACATACTTAAGGAAAAAGAGGTCTAA
- a CDS encoding glutamine synthetase family protein — protein MSVERRLKESNVNVLRFTWVGLDGYIRSKGAYVSHVDELLRTGIGLTKAMFSFTPMDTLSPYGSFGPQDEDVFLVPDLSTLTIFPPSAMVIVDVYSQGKPWELDARSRLKSKLEKVLEDYGLAFMSSFEVEFYLVKDRKPMDDAKCFDSSAFYHNPVIDEVVKTLTNVGIDILRVIKEYGPGQYELDVAHKDALRAADEFVIIKEVVKQIATKYGVEANFMPKPFNKLAGSGLHLNISAWREGKNAFYDQRDPYGLSELAYNFIGGLIEHAKSLTAIAAPTVNSYKRLVPGSWAPTKIAYGYNNKSAMVRIPTSYPSMQAVDRRVEYRVPDPSVNPYLLTLAVIEAGLDGIERRINPGKPLNENAYLRKDVENIPRNLREALNSLEKDSYLMERLGSLAREFINVKMAEVEEYESLVTDWEYEVYRKI, from the coding sequence ATGTCAGTGGAGAGGCGACTCAAAGAGAGCAACGTAAACGTACTGAGGTTCACTTGGGTGGGACTAGACGGCTACATTAGGTCAAAGGGGGCATACGTGTCGCACGTAGACGAGCTATTGAGGACTGGGATAGGGCTCACAAAGGCCATGTTCAGCTTCACTCCCATGGACACCCTGTCGCCTTACGGCTCCTTTGGCCCCCAAGACGAGGACGTCTTCCTCGTCCCTGACTTGTCCACCTTGACAATTTTCCCGCCTTCAGCAATGGTAATAGTCGACGTGTACAGCCAGGGAAAGCCTTGGGAGCTTGACGCGAGGTCGAGGCTTAAGAGTAAGCTGGAGAAAGTACTGGAGGACTACGGGCTCGCCTTCATGTCGTCGTTTGAGGTGGAGTTCTACTTGGTAAAGGACAGAAAACCCATGGACGACGCCAAGTGCTTTGACTCGTCAGCCTTCTACCACAACCCAGTGATAGACGAGGTGGTCAAGACGCTCACGAACGTCGGGATCGACATTTTAAGGGTTATAAAAGAGTACGGGCCAGGACAGTACGAGCTGGACGTGGCCCACAAGGACGCGCTGAGGGCGGCCGACGAGTTCGTCATAATCAAGGAGGTGGTCAAGCAGATCGCTACCAAGTACGGGGTGGAAGCGAACTTCATGCCAAAGCCCTTCAACAAGCTTGCGGGCTCCGGGCTCCACTTGAATATTAGCGCGTGGAGGGAGGGGAAGAACGCCTTCTACGACCAGAGGGACCCCTATGGGCTGAGCGAACTGGCGTACAACTTCATCGGCGGTCTCATAGAGCACGCGAAGTCTTTGACGGCAATAGCGGCGCCAACGGTAAACTCGTACAAGAGGCTGGTCCCAGGCTCTTGGGCTCCAACTAAGATCGCGTATGGCTACAACAACAAGTCAGCGATGGTCAGGATTCCCACGTCCTATCCATCAATGCAAGCCGTGGACAGAAGGGTGGAGTACAGGGTGCCTGACCCCTCTGTGAATCCCTACCTCCTCACGCTCGCAGTAATAGAGGCCGGCCTTGACGGAATAGAGAGGAGGATTAACCCGGGGAAGCCCTTGAACGAGAACGCCTACCTGAGGAAGGACGTGGAGAACATACCGAGGAACTTGAGGGAGGCGTTGAACTCCTTGGAGAAGGATTCCTACCTCATGGAGAGGCTCGGTAGCCTGGCCAGGGAGTTCATAAACGTAAAGATGGCCGAAGTGGAGGAGTACGAGTCCCTGGTCACCGACTGGGAGTACGAAGTGTACAGGAAGATCTGA